In Erigeron canadensis isolate Cc75 chromosome 1, C_canadensis_v1, whole genome shotgun sequence, a single window of DNA contains:
- the LOC122585094 gene encoding uncharacterized mitochondrial protein AtMg00810-like encodes MCRDFEKVMKSEFEMSAMGELSFFLGLQVVQKKDGIFIHQTKYVNDILERFKMTDAKSIAIPIPVNHQLGAVVDSDELADPRASHLSAVKRIFRYLKGRPKLGIWYPSKGDLDFVAYSDADYGGCNLMRKSTSGGCQFLRGRIVLWIQQQLRDYGLNFTNTPIMVDNESTISITNTPIEIKHHFIRDCAEKRLIHMVKVQSDYNYADLFTKAFDRSRFDFLLQANGMRNPE; translated from the exons ATGTGCAGAgattttgaaaaggtgatgaaaagtgagtttgaaatgagtgcaATGGGGGAATTAAGTTTCTTCTTGGGGTTGCAAGTTGTTCAGAAAAAGGATGGCATTTTTATCCATCAGACTAAGTATGTGAATGATATCTTAGAAAGGTTCAAGATGACTGATGCAAAATCAATTGCTATTCCTATACCGgtcaatcatcaacttggagCTGTTGTAGATAGTGATGAGCTT GCTGATCCACGAGCATCACACCTATCAGCGGTGAAGCGTATCTTTCGATACCTCAAAGGACGACCAAAACTGGGAATTTGGTATCCTTCGAAGGGTGATTTGGATTTTGTAGCTTATTCTGATGCTGACTATGGAGGCTGTAATCTGATGAGAAAGTCTACTTCTGGAGGTTGTCAATTTTTAAGAGGAAGGATC GTTCTCTGGATTCAACAGCAGTTGCGGGACTATGGTTTGAATTTCACTAACACTCCTATTATGGTTGATAATGAATCCACAATCTCCATCACTAACACTCCTATTGAAATCAAACaccattttattcgtgattgtGCTGAAAAACGTTTGATTCATATGGTTAAAGTTCAGTCTGATTACAACTATGCTGATCTTTTCACTAAGGCTTTTGACAGATCACGTTTTGACTTTTTGCTTCAAGCAAACGGAATGAGGAATCCCGAGTAA